Proteins encoded by one window of Marixanthomonas sp. SCSIO 43207:
- the secY gene encoding preprotein translocase subunit SecY, translating into MKFIDTIKNIWKIEELRNRIMLTLGLLLVYRFGAQVVLPGIDASQLANFAGKFDTGLGGLLNAFTGGAFANASVFALGIMPYISASIVVQLMQIAVPYLQKLQKEGESGRKKITQITRWLTIGICLVQAPSYLAGLPALGVPTEAFILGQTPMFYISSVIILVTGTIFAMWLGEKITDKGVGNGISILIMVGIIATLPQSFAQEFASRVLESNGGLIMILIELVIWFVIILASVMLVMAVRKIPVQYARRTASGGYEKNIFGARQFIPLKLNASGVMPIIFAQAIMFVPSAIASISMFSDSEVAQSIQAAFSDIFGLWYNLVFAALIIIFTYFYTAITVPTNKMADDLKRSGGFIPGIKPGSETGEYLDRIMSQITLPGSIFLALIAVFPAFVVKLMGIQQGWALFYGGTSLLIMVGVAIDTMQQINSYLLNRHYDGLMKTGKNRKAVA; encoded by the coding sequence ATGAAATTTATTGATACCATAAAAAACATTTGGAAGATAGAAGAACTTCGTAACAGAATTATGCTTACGTTAGGGCTTCTTCTAGTGTATCGTTTTGGTGCACAAGTAGTATTGCCAGGTATAGATGCGTCACAACTTGCAAATTTTGCAGGAAAATTTGACACAGGTCTTGGTGGTTTATTAAACGCATTTACTGGAGGAGCATTTGCAAACGCCTCTGTATTTGCATTAGGTATTATGCCTTATATTTCGGCTTCCATTGTGGTACAATTAATGCAAATTGCTGTTCCTTATCTTCAGAAGTTACAGAAAGAAGGTGAAAGTGGAAGAAAGAAAATTACTCAAATTACTCGTTGGTTAACTATAGGTATCTGTTTGGTTCAGGCCCCTAGTTATTTAGCGGGATTACCTGCCTTAGGTGTACCAACTGAAGCATTTATATTAGGTCAAACACCTATGTTTTATATTTCTTCAGTAATTATTCTAGTAACAGGTACAATTTTTGCAATGTGGTTAGGTGAAAAAATCACCGATAAAGGTGTAGGTAATGGTATTTCAATACTTATTATGGTAGGTATTATTGCTACCTTACCGCAATCTTTTGCACAAGAATTTGCTTCTCGTGTATTAGAATCAAACGGTGGTTTAATTATGATTTTAATTGAACTAGTAATTTGGTTTGTGATTATCTTGGCTTCTGTAATGCTAGTTATGGCTGTACGTAAAATACCTGTACAGTATGCTAGAAGAACAGCAAGTGGTGGTTATGAAAAGAATATCTTTGGTGCAAGACAGTTTATTCCTTTAAAGCTTAACGCTTCTGGGGTAATGCCAATAATCTTTGCACAGGCTATTATGTTTGTGCCTTCTGCTATTGCAAGCATCTCGATGTTTTCAGATAGTGAAGTAGCGCAGTCTATACAAGCAGCCTTTAGTGATATTTTTGGATTATGGTATAATCTTGTTTTTGCAGCATTGATTATTATCTTTACATATTTTTATACGGCTATCACAGTGCCAACAAATAAAATGGCAGATGATCTTAAACGTAGTGGAGGTTTTATCCCGGGTATCAAACCTGGAAGCGAAACCGGAGAATATTTAGATAGAATTATGTCTCAAATTACCTTGCCAGGTTCAATTTTCTTAGCATTAATTGCTGTATTTCCAGCTTTTGTTGTTAAGTTAATGGGAATTCAACAAGGATGGGCTTTATTTTACGGTGGTACATCACTATTAATTATGGTAGGTGTAGCTATCGATACAATGCAACAAATTAATTCATATCTATTAAATCGTCACTACGATGGTTTAATGAAAACAGGAAAAAATAGAAAAGCAGTAGCGTAA
- the infA gene encoding translation initiation factor IF-1, whose translation MAKQPPIEQDGTIVEALSNAMFRVELENGHIVTAHISGKMRMHYIKLLPGDKVKLEMSPYDLTKARITYRY comes from the coding sequence ATGGCAAAACAACCCCCAATAGAACAAGACGGAACAATTGTAGAAGCATTGTCTAATGCAATGTTTAGAGTGGAATTGGAAAACGGTCATATTGTAACTGCGCATATTTCGGGCAAAATGCGTATGCACTATATTAAACTATTGCCCGGCGATAAAGTAAAATTAGAAATGAGTCCTTATGATTTAACTAAGGCTCGTATAACCTATAGATACTAA
- the ykgO gene encoding type B 50S ribosomal protein L36, whose protein sequence is MKVRASVKKRSADCKIVRRKGRLYVINKKNPKFKQRQG, encoded by the coding sequence ATGAAAGTAAGAGCATCCGTTAAAAAAAGAAGTGCCGACTGCAAGATTGTACGCAGAAAGGGCAGATTATATGTTATTAACAAAAAGAACCCAAAGTTCAAACAAAGACAAGGATAA
- the rpsM gene encoding 30S ribosomal protein S13, protein MARIAGVDIPKHKRGVIALTYIFGVGKSRAQEILEKAGVSEDKKVNEWNDDEIGKIRDAVGSFTIEGELRSEVQLSIKRLMDIGCYRGVRHRAGLPLRGQRTKNNSRTRKGKRKTVANKKKATK, encoded by the coding sequence ATGGCAAGAATCGCAGGTGTAGATATCCCAAAGCATAAAAGGGGTGTAATCGCGTTAACGTATATCTTTGGTGTTGGTAAAAGCCGCGCTCAAGAAATACTAGAAAAAGCCGGAGTTAGCGAAGACAAAAAAGTTAACGAATGGAACGATGATGAAATCGGAAAAATTCGTGACGCTGTAGGGTCTTTCACAATCGAAGGTGAATTACGTAGTGAAGTTCAATTAAGCATTAAGCGCTTGATGGATATTGGTTGTTACAGAGGTGTACGTCACAGAGCGGGTCTTCCGTTACGTGGTCAACGTACTAAGAACAACTCAAGAACGAGAAAAGGAAAACGTAAAACAGTTGCAAACAAGAAAAAAGCAACTAAATAA
- the rpsK gene encoding 30S ribosomal protein S11 yields the protein MAKSNSKSTKKVVKKRKVNVESVGEAHITASFNNIIISLTNKNGDVISWSSAGKMGFRGSKKNTPYAAQLASEDASKVAHDAGLRKVKVYVKGPGNGRESAIRSIHNSGIEVTEIIDVTPMPHNGCRPPKRRRV from the coding sequence ATGGCAAAGTCTAACTCAAAAAGTACAAAGAAAGTTGTTAAAAAACGTAAAGTAAACGTTGAGTCTGTAGGTGAAGCACACATTACAGCTTCTTTTAACAACATTATTATTTCTTTAACCAATAAAAATGGAGATGTAATTTCTTGGTCTTCTGCCGGTAAAATGGGCTTCAGAGGATCTAAGAAAAACACACCTTACGCAGCTCAATTAGCATCAGAAGATGCATCAAAAGTTGCACACGATGCTGGTTTACGTAAAGTAAAAGTGTACGTAAAAGGTCCTGGAAACGGAAGAGAATCTGCAATACGATCTATTCACAATTCAGGAATTGAAGTTACTGAAATCATTGATGTAACACCAATGCCGCATAATGGATGTCGTCCTCCAAAAAGAAGAAGAGTATAA
- the rpsD gene encoding 30S ribosomal protein S4, with protein sequence MARYTGPKTKIARKFGEAIFGDDKSFEKRNYPPGQHGNNRRRGKKSEYAIQLAEKQKAKYTYGILERQFRNMFKKATAAPGITGEVLLQLCESRLDNVVFRMGIAPSRRAARQLVSHRHITVNGEKVNIPSYQVQTGDVVAVREKSKTLDAIQDSLANANHVYEWITWNNETKEGTFVNIPQRIQIPENINEQFIVELYSK encoded by the coding sequence ATGGCAAGATATACTGGTCCAAAAACTAAAATAGCCCGTAAATTTGGTGAGGCTATCTTCGGAGATGATAAATCTTTCGAAAAAAGAAATTACCCTCCAGGACAGCACGGTAACAACCGTCGTCGTGGAAAAAAATCTGAATACGCAATTCAATTAGCTGAAAAGCAAAAAGCTAAATATACATATGGTATTTTAGAGCGTCAATTCAGAAATATGTTTAAAAAAGCAACTGCTGCTCCTGGAATTACAGGTGAAGTATTGCTTCAATTATGTGAATCTCGTTTAGATAACGTAGTATTCCGTATGGGGATCGCCCCTAGCCGCCGTGCTGCAAGACAATTAGTGTCTCACCGTCACATTACTGTAAATGGAGAGAAGGTAAACATACCTTCTTACCAAGTACAAACAGGTGATGTTGTTGCTGTAAGAGAAAAATCTAAAACCTTAGATGCTATCCAAGATTCTTTGGCAAATGCCAACCACGTTTATGAGTGGATTACTTGGAACAACGAAACAAAAGAAGGTACGTTTGTGAATATTCCTCAACGTATCCAGATTCCAGAGAACATTAACGAGCAGTTCATCGTCGAATTATATTCTAAATAA
- a CDS encoding DNA-directed RNA polymerase subunit alpha codes for MAVFSFQKPDKVIMINSTDFEGKFEFRPLEPGYGLTVGNALRRVLLSSLEGFAITSVRIEGVDHEFSTIAGVVEDVTEIILNLKQVRFKRQIDEIDNETVTVSVNGGEQLTAGDFQKFISGFQVLNPDLVICNMDKKVNLNFEITIEKGRGYVPAEENKKANAPLGTIFTDSIYTPIKNVKYSIENFRVEQKTDYEKLVFEIQTDGSIHPKDALTEAAKTLIHHFMLFSDERITLEADEIAQTETYDEESLHMRQLLKTKLVDMDLSVRALNCLKAAEVDTLGDLVSYNKNDLMKFRNFGKKSLTELEELVNVKGLNFGMDLSKYKLDKD; via the coding sequence ATGGCAGTATTTAGTTTTCAGAAGCCTGATAAAGTTATCATGATCAATTCAACTGATTTTGAGGGGAAATTTGAATTTCGTCCCTTAGAGCCAGGTTATGGATTGACAGTTGGTAACGCATTAAGACGAGTATTACTTTCTTCACTAGAAGGATTTGCAATTACTTCGGTACGTATTGAAGGGGTTGATCACGAATTTTCAACCATAGCCGGAGTTGTAGAAGACGTAACCGAAATCATTCTTAACTTAAAACAAGTTCGTTTTAAGAGACAGATAGATGAGATTGATAATGAAACTGTAACCGTTTCAGTAAATGGAGGAGAGCAATTAACCGCTGGAGATTTTCAGAAGTTCATTTCAGGATTTCAAGTATTAAACCCAGACTTGGTTATCTGTAATATGGACAAAAAAGTGAATCTTAATTTTGAGATCACTATTGAGAAAGGTAGAGGATATGTTCCTGCTGAAGAAAATAAAAAAGCAAACGCACCTCTAGGTACCATTTTTACAGATTCTATCTACACACCAATAAAAAATGTGAAGTACAGTATTGAAAACTTCCGTGTAGAGCAGAAAACAGATTATGAAAAATTAGTTTTCGAAATCCAAACAGATGGTTCAATTCATCCTAAAGATGCCTTAACCGAAGCTGCAAAAACATTGATTCACCACTTTATGTTATTTAGTGATGAGCGTATCACCCTTGAGGCTGATGAAATTGCTCAAACTGAAACATATGATGAAGAATCATTGCATATGCGACAGTTGCTTAAAACAAAATTAGTTGATATGGACCTTTCAGTTCGTGCACTTAATTGTTTAAAAGCTGCTGAAGTTGATACCTTAGGAGATTTGGTTTCTTACAATAAAAATGATTTAATGAAATTCAGAAACTTTGGTAAAAAATCACTTACCGAGCTTGAAGAATTAGTTAATGTGAAAGGGTTAAACTTCGGAATGGACCTTTCAAAATATAAATTAGATAAAGATTAA
- the rplQ gene encoding 50S ribosomal protein L17 produces the protein MRHGKKFNHLGRKTAHRRAMLANMACSLIEHKRINTTVAKAKALKQFVEPMITKSKEDTTHNRRIVFRKLRQKEAVSELFRDVAVKVGDRPGGYTRIIKLGSRLGDSADMAMIELVDYNEIYNPNKTKKKKSTRRSRRGGSGKSKGAAAATKTKANKEEE, from the coding sequence ATGAGACACGGAAAGAAATTTAACCATTTAGGGAGAAAAACAGCGCACAGAAGAGCGATGTTAGCAAATATGGCTTGTTCCCTAATTGAGCACAAAAGAATCAACACTACAGTTGCAAAAGCTAAAGCATTAAAGCAATTTGTAGAACCAATGATTACAAAATCTAAAGAAGATACCACGCACAACCGTCGTATTGTATTTAGAAAATTACGTCAAAAAGAAGCAGTTAGCGAACTTTTTAGAGATGTTGCAGTAAAAGTAGGAGATAGGCCTGGAGGATATACTCGAATTATCAAATTGGGTAGTCGTCTAGGAGACTCTGCAGATATGGCAATGATTGAGTTAGTAGATTATAACGAGATTTATAACCCTAACAAAACTAAAAAGAAGAAATCTACTAGAAGAAGCCGTCGAGGTGGTAGTGGAAAATCTAAAGGAGCTGCTGCAGCGACTAAGACTAAAGCAAATAAAGAAGAAGAATAA
- the carA gene encoding glutamine-hydrolyzing carbamoyl-phosphate synthase small subunit: MKYQKRKKAIVLLADGTVFHGKVVGGKEGSAFGEVCFNTGMTGYQEIFTDPSYFGQLMVTTNAHIGNYGTSEKEMESDSVKISGLICRNFSYNHSRPAADASLEEFLNNNNLLAISDVDTRALVSYIRDNGAMNAVISTEVDNIEGLKKQLADVPDMKGLELASKVSVKEPYYFGKEDATFKIAALDNGIKTNILRNLAARDCYIKVFPYDTSLSEMEAFNPDGYFLSNGPGDPEPLENAIQITKQIIEKGDPLFGICGGHQVIALANGVSTYKMHHGHRGINHPIINLETGKGEITSQNHGFAINREEAEANPDLKVTHLHLNDKTAAGIKMVNKPVFSVQYHPEASPGPHDASYLFDQFISNIQNHKKTTA, encoded by the coding sequence ATGAAATACCAAAAAAGAAAAAAAGCAATTGTACTATTAGCAGACGGAACCGTTTTTCATGGAAAAGTTGTAGGCGGTAAAGAAGGTTCGGCCTTTGGTGAAGTTTGTTTTAATACCGGAATGACCGGTTATCAAGAAATTTTTACAGACCCATCCTATTTTGGTCAATTAATGGTAACTACCAATGCTCATATTGGTAACTATGGGACTTCTGAAAAAGAAATGGAATCTGACAGTGTTAAAATTTCAGGGTTAATTTGTCGTAATTTTAGCTACAATCATTCACGTCCAGCAGCAGATGCTTCTCTTGAAGAGTTTTTAAATAACAACAACCTATTAGCAATAAGTGATGTTGACACACGAGCTCTCGTAAGTTACATTCGTGATAATGGCGCTATGAATGCTGTAATTTCTACTGAAGTTGATAATATTGAAGGTTTGAAAAAACAATTGGCAGATGTGCCTGATATGAAAGGACTAGAGCTTGCATCAAAAGTTTCAGTAAAAGAACCTTATTACTTTGGGAAAGAAGATGCTACTTTCAAAATAGCTGCCTTAGACAACGGAATTAAAACAAATATTCTTCGTAACCTAGCTGCTAGAGATTGTTATATAAAAGTATTTCCGTACGATACCTCATTAAGTGAAATGGAAGCCTTTAATCCAGATGGTTATTTTTTATCAAATGGACCAGGTGACCCAGAACCTCTTGAGAATGCTATACAAATTACCAAACAAATAATTGAAAAAGGAGATCCTTTATTTGGTATTTGTGGAGGACATCAAGTAATTGCATTGGCAAATGGTGTTTCAACCTATAAAATGCACCACGGACACCGCGGTATCAATCACCCAATTATTAATCTTGAAACGGGAAAAGGAGAAATCACTTCACAAAATCACGGTTTTGCTATTAATAGAGAAGAAGCAGAAGCAAACCCAGACCTTAAAGTTACTCATCTGCATCTTAATGATAAAACAGCTGCTGGGATTAAAATGGTAAATAAGCCCGTATTTTCTGTTCAATACCATCCTGAGGCAAGCCCTGGACCACACGATGCATCTTATTTATTTGATCAATTTATTTCAAACATTCAAAACCATAAAAAAACAACTGCATGA
- the eno gene encoding phosphopyruvate hydratase: protein MSIIIDIRARQIFDSRGNPTVEVDVITENNFLGRAAVPSGASTGEHEAVELRDGGDDYMGKGVLNAVENVNGKIAGTLLGVSVFEQEAIDKIMIDLDGTSNKSKLGANAILGVSLAVAKAAAAELGLPLYRYIGGVSAKTLPVPMMNIINGGSHSDAPIAFQEFMIMPVKASTFSHAMQIGSEIFHNLKKVLHERKLSTAVGDEGGFAPTLNGTEDAIDTIAKATENAGYKLGDEVMIALDCASAEFYKNGKYDYSVFEGEKGKVRTSEEQASYLAELCEKYPIISIEDGMDENDWDGWSMLTEKVGDKVQLVGDDLFVTNVERLSKGISENIANSILIKVNQIGTLTETIAAVNMAHNAGYTSVMSHRSGETEDDTIADLAVALNCGQIKTGSASRSDRMAKYNQLLRIEEQLCDVAYYPQRNAFKI, encoded by the coding sequence ATGAGTATAATTATAGACATTCGCGCTCGACAAATTTTTGACTCCCGTGGTAACCCAACCGTAGAAGTTGACGTGATTACTGAAAATAATTTTTTAGGTCGTGCAGCAGTTCCATCTGGTGCTTCTACCGGAGAGCACGAAGCTGTAGAATTGCGTGACGGAGGTGATGACTATATGGGTAAAGGCGTTTTAAATGCTGTTGAAAATGTCAATGGAAAAATAGCAGGAACATTGTTGGGTGTATCAGTTTTTGAACAAGAAGCGATTGATAAAATTATGATAGACCTAGACGGAACATCAAATAAATCAAAGCTTGGAGCCAATGCAATTTTGGGTGTTTCATTAGCAGTAGCAAAAGCGGCTGCGGCAGAACTTGGTTTACCTTTATATAGATATATAGGGGGCGTAAGTGCCAAAACACTTCCTGTACCTATGATGAATATTATTAATGGCGGTTCGCATAGTGATGCTCCTATTGCTTTTCAAGAGTTTATGATTATGCCAGTAAAGGCATCCACTTTCTCTCATGCTATGCAAATAGGAAGTGAGATTTTTCATAATCTTAAAAAAGTTTTACACGAACGCAAGTTGAGTACTGCAGTAGGAGATGAAGGTGGTTTTGCACCTACCCTTAATGGAACCGAAGATGCAATCGATACCATTGCAAAAGCAACTGAAAACGCCGGATATAAACTAGGAGATGAAGTAATGATTGCATTAGATTGTGCTTCAGCTGAGTTTTATAAAAACGGAAAGTATGATTATTCGGTTTTTGAAGGTGAAAAAGGAAAAGTACGTACTTCAGAAGAACAAGCTTCTTACCTTGCTGAATTGTGTGAAAAATACCCGATAATCTCAATAGAAGATGGAATGGATGAAAATGATTGGGATGGCTGGAGTATGTTAACTGAAAAAGTAGGAGATAAAGTTCAATTGGTGGGAGATGATTTATTTGTAACAAATGTAGAGCGTTTATCAAAAGGAATTTCAGAAAATATTGCCAATTCTATTTTGATTAAGGTGAACCAAATAGGAACCTTAACTGAAACTATTGCAGCTGTAAATATGGCTCATAATGCGGGTTACACTTCGGTAATGTCACATAGAAGTGGAGAGACAGAAGATGATACCATTGCAGATTTGGCTGTTGCTTTAAATTGTGGTCAAATAAAAACAGGTTCGGCTTCTAGAAGTGATAGGATGGCAAAGTATAATCAATTATTACGAATTGAAGAGCAACTATGTGATGTGGCGTATTATCCGCAACGCAACGCATTTAAAATATAG
- a CDS encoding citrate synthase encodes MSKTAILEIDGKNYEFPIITGSENEKAIDIKKLRSVTNGITTIDPGYKNTGSCESAITFLNGEAGVLRYRGYAIEDLAEKAEFLEVAYLLIFGELPSKEQIKKFHDDIREHSHVDEDLKKILDGFPKSAHPMGVLSSLTSALVAFNPSSVNVDSEEDMYNAIVRILAKFPVLTAWAYRKRVGRPLDYGDDTLGYVDNFLKMMFKKPNGEYNSNKTVVDALDKLLILHADHEQNCSTSTVRMVGSAHTGLFASLSAGINALWGPLHGGANQAVIEMLEAIKEDGGDTHKFMQKAKDKNDPFRLMGFGHRVYKNFDPRAKIIKKSADEVLGDLGVQDPVLDIAKGLEKEALEDSYFVDRKLYPNVDFYSGIIYRALGIPTEMFTAMFALGRLPGWIAQWREMRLRKEPIGRPRQIYIGETHRDFIPLDKR; translated from the coding sequence ATGTCAAAGACAGCAATCCTTGAAATTGATGGTAAAAATTATGAATTCCCAATTATAACAGGGAGTGAAAATGAAAAAGCCATTGATATAAAAAAGCTTAGAAGTGTAACAAATGGAATAACCACAATAGATCCAGGATATAAAAATACAGGATCTTGCGAAAGTGCAATCACTTTTTTAAATGGTGAGGCAGGTGTCTTGAGGTATAGAGGATATGCTATCGAAGATTTAGCTGAAAAGGCTGAGTTTTTAGAAGTGGCTTATCTTTTAATTTTTGGAGAGCTTCCTTCAAAAGAACAAATTAAAAAGTTTCACGACGATATTAGAGAACATTCGCACGTAGACGAAGACTTAAAGAAGATTCTTGATGGATTTCCAAAATCTGCACACCCAATGGGAGTGTTATCTTCTTTGACTTCAGCACTAGTGGCTTTTAACCCTTCTTCGGTAAATGTTGACAGTGAAGAAGATATGTATAATGCGATTGTACGTATTCTTGCAAAATTCCCTGTGTTAACAGCTTGGGCTTATAGAAAACGTGTAGGAAGACCTTTGGATTATGGAGATGACACATTGGGTTATGTAGATAACTTCCTTAAAATGATGTTTAAAAAACCTAATGGTGAGTATAATTCAAATAAAACAGTAGTTGATGCTCTAGATAAGTTATTAATCCTACACGCAGATCACGAGCAAAACTGTTCTACTTCAACAGTACGTATGGTAGGCTCTGCACACACTGGTTTATTTGCTTCTTTATCAGCTGGTATTAATGCACTTTGGGGGCCGCTTCACGGTGGAGCCAATCAAGCAGTAATTGAAATGCTTGAGGCAATTAAAGAAGATGGAGGCGATACGCATAAATTTATGCAGAAAGCAAAAGATAAAAATGATCCATTCCGTTTAATGGGCTTTGGACACCGTGTGTATAAGAATTTTGACCCAAGAGCCAAGATTATTAAAAAATCTGCAGATGAAGTATTAGGTGATTTGGGTGTTCAAGATCCAGTTCTAGATATTGCAAAAGGATTAGAAAAAGAAGCTCTTGAAGATTCATACTTTGTTGATAGAAAGTTGTATCCAAATGTAGACTTCTATTCAGGAATTATTTACCGAGCATTAGGCATTCCTACAGAAATGTTTACAGCTATGTTTGCATTAGGTCGTTTACCAGGTTGGATTGCTCAGTGGAGAGAAATGCGCTTACGCAAAGAGCCAATTGGACGCCCAAGACAAATTTATATAGGAGAAACACACCGTGATTTCATTCCTCTTGATAAAAGATAA
- a CDS encoding dimethylarginine dimethylaminohydrolase family protein, protein MINLNIKDEVARLRAVVLGSANSNGPAPTLDEAYDPKSKEHIQAGTYPTEEDMIQEIEAVAKVFEKYDVKVYRPKEITDYNQIFTRDIAFVIDNKFIKANILPDRDQEIEAIEHVINQIPKENIIKFPEGAHIEGGDVMPWNDHIFVGTYRGDDYSKYITARTNMKAVNYLQDLFPDKKVKSFNLKKSNTEAKDNALHLDCCFQPLGKGKAIIHKEGFLEEEEYQWLVNFFGKENCFHITKEEMYNMNSNVFSISPEVIISEKNFTRLNTWLREQGFTVEEVPYAEIAKQEGLLRCSTMPLIRD, encoded by the coding sequence ATGATAAATTTAAATATTAAAGACGAAGTAGCACGCCTTCGGGCAGTTGTATTAGGTTCAGCAAATAGTAATGGTCCGGCTCCAACATTAGATGAAGCGTATGACCCGAAATCAAAAGAGCATATTCAAGCAGGTACATACCCTACTGAAGAAGATATGATTCAAGAAATTGAAGCAGTAGCAAAAGTTTTTGAAAAATATGATGTAAAGGTATATCGTCCCAAAGAGATTACAGATTACAATCAAATATTTACTAGAGATATAGCATTTGTAATTGATAATAAATTTATCAAAGCCAATATATTACCCGATCGTGATCAAGAAATAGAAGCCATTGAGCACGTTATTAATCAAATTCCGAAAGAGAATATTATAAAATTCCCTGAGGGCGCTCATATTGAAGGAGGTGATGTGATGCCTTGGAACGACCACATTTTTGTGGGTACCTATCGAGGCGATGATTATTCAAAATATATTACTGCACGCACCAATATGAAAGCTGTAAACTATCTACAGGATTTATTTCCGGATAAAAAAGTAAAATCATTTAATCTCAAAAAATCAAATACCGAAGCAAAAGATAATGCCCTGCATCTTGATTGTTGCTTTCAACCCTTAGGAAAAGGTAAAGCAATTATTCACAAAGAAGGATTTCTTGAAGAAGAAGAATATCAATGGTTGGTAAATTTCTTCGGAAAAGAAAACTGTTTTCATATTACCAAAGAAGAAATGTATAATATGAATAGTAATGTATTTTCTATATCTCCGGAAGTGATTATTTCAGAAAAAAACTTTACTCGCCTTAACACCTGGCTACGTGAACAAGGCTTTACTGTAGAAGAAGTGCCTTACGCTGAAATAGCAAAACAAGAAGGACTGCTGCGATGCAGTACAATGCCATTAATACGAGACTAG
- a CDS encoding transporter, with translation MRLILSFLLILPIYEVFSQGKIDAFYRGKDNVTITVGAGFENNIDYLAGTNETEISRELYYINLFAAYGITENLDIQISLPYIEIDKNKNLQDATLFLKYRLFQKQTSSGIFELGVAAGFSTNISDYTIGGLNDIGQQATIIDSRAMAHYQWRSGWFTTLQSGFSFKLEEVPNSLPITFKAGQALEKWYYDVYYDYQHSFGGIDYLETPPPQNFRRFGVNYHKLGGTVYRSLTKNFGMYVSGSYVFDGRNIFQGPGYGLGLVANF, from the coding sequence ATGAGATTAATACTAAGTTTTCTACTTATACTTCCTATTTATGAAGTCTTTTCACAAGGCAAGATAGACGCTTTTTACCGTGGTAAAGACAACGTTACTATTACGGTAGGTGCCGGTTTTGAAAATAATATTGATTATTTAGCCGGAACGAATGAAACAGAAATATCTAGAGAGCTTTATTATATAAATCTCTTTGCAGCCTACGGAATTACAGAAAACCTGGACATACAAATTTCATTACCTTATATTGAAATTGATAAAAACAAAAACCTGCAAGATGCCACGTTATTTTTGAAGTATAGATTGTTTCAAAAACAGACTTCAAGCGGCATTTTTGAACTAGGTGTAGCAGCTGGTTTTTCTACAAATATATCAGATTATACTATTGGAGGGCTTAATGATATTGGTCAACAAGCAACTATTATAGATAGCAGAGCAATGGCTCATTATCAATGGCGTTCGGGTTGGTTTACTACATTGCAAAGTGGTTTCTCATTTAAGCTAGAAGAGGTGCCTAATAGTTTGCCTATTACATTTAAAGCCGGTCAAGCGCTAGAAAAATGGTATTATGATGTTTATTATGATTATCAACATAGTTTTGGCGGAATTGATTATCTAGAAACACCACCACCTCAAAACTTTCGTCGCTTTGGCGTAAATTATCATAAATTAGGCGGTACTGTATATCGATCATTAACCAAAAACTTTGGAATGTATGTAAGTGGTTCCTATGTTTTTGATGGTCGCAATATTTTTCAAGGACCGGGATATGGTTTAGGTCTTGTAGCAAACTTTTGA